The Arachis duranensis cultivar V14167 chromosome 2, aradu.V14167.gnm2.J7QH, whole genome shotgun sequence genome has a window encoding:
- the LOC127744909 gene encoding putative disease resistance protein At3g14460 — MSEAPHTALQRLKIIECSKLVSFAGEGRAAPNLTHLEISWCRNLESVSMSEAPHAALQRISIYECLELVSFAGEGLAAPVVELETKFWEIEGHDDSFVMHDLLHDLAIYLARGFYCNLEDLEEEEIMIQTRHLCGILRYCSLKLYNSRSKVESLRTLLLFNDQIWYHEFNIETAICDILSKCKYLRALSFHKLNVLPNSIGELIHLRYLNLSGTSIEALPESLCNLETCLQEMPRGISKLKGYNGTIFPNWVADSSYQNMTIVGFDQLKSVGMEFYKNKGHHSSLCITPFPSLETLAFVDMASWEEWHLPDSKTFPQLRKLEIRDCPMLKGEMRNQEDRDGRSLDMQLDRDTLSIKGCKSEFKIKISGCSSQEFPEQQQQHKYDLVELQIENSCDSLTSFSLDAFPNLKILKIQQCKNLKSVSVGFISALQCLTMVGCPELVSFAGEGLDAPNLTHLKVTDCVKLEAFRSHMNSLLPCLESLDIKGCSNLCRLPEGGLPPNLNQLLVGNCKKQVRGLSGMGNFHTLTHLTIYGGFEGPKSYPEKGSLPHLPSLTTLHLYCFPNMKTLECNQLLPLTSLKHLLLSYCSNLRNMAGEKLSSSLSSFQIHIRGLLGEH; from the exons ATGTCAGAGGCACCACACACTGCTCTTCAACGTCTCAAAATAATTGAGTGCTCCAAATTAGTTTCATTTGCAGGAGAAGGACGGGCTGCACCCAACTTGACTCATCTGGAGATATCATGGTGTAGGAATCTGGAATCAGTGTCAATGTCAGAGGCACCACACGCTGCTCTTCAACGTATCTCCATCTATGAATGCCTTGAATTAGTGTCATTTGCAGGAGAAGGATTGGCTGCACCAGTGGTGGaacttgaaacaaaattttgggag ATTGAAGGTCATGACGATTCTTTTGTGATGCACGATCTGTTGCATGACTTGGCAATATACCTTGCTAGAGGTTTCTATTGCAACTTAGAAGATCTTGAAGAGGAGGAGATAATGATTCAGACTCGGCATTTGTGTGGAATTTTACGTTATTGTAGCTTAAAACTTTATAATTCTCGTTCTAAAGTAGAATCTTTGAGGacattattattgtttaatGACCAAATCTGGTATCATGAATTCAACATTGAAACAGCAATATGTGACATATTATCAAAGTGTAAATACTTGAGAGCTTTATCCTTTCATAAACTCAATGTGTTGCCTAATTCAATAGGAGAATTGATCCATCTGCGCTACTTGAATCTCTCTGGGACAAGTATTGAGGCACTACCAGAATCGTTGTGCAACTT GGAAACTTGCTTGCAAGAAATGCCTAGAGGAATAAGCAAATTGAAGGGATACAATGGTACAATATTTCCAAATTGGGTTGCGGATTCTTCTTACCAAAACATGACAATTGTAG GTTTTGATCAGCTGAAGAGTGTTGGCATGGAGTTTTACAAGAACAAAGGCCATCATTCTTCTTTGTGTATTACACCGTTTCCCTCACTTGAAACATTGGCATTTGTGGATATGGCAAGTTGGGAGGAGTGGCACTTACCTGACTCAAAAACTTTTCCTCAGCTCAGGAAGCTTGAAATAAGAGATTGCCCAATGTTAAAGGGAGAGATGCGTAATCAG GAAGATCGTGATGGAAGGTCTCTAGATATGCAACTTGATAGGGATACTTTATCAATCAAGGGATGTAAGTCTGAATTTAAG ATAAAAATCAGTGGTTGCAGCAGCCAGGAATTCCCAGAGCAACAGCAGCAGCACAAGTATGATTTGGTAGAGCTACAAATAGAAAACAGCTGCGATTCACTGACCTCATTCTCCTTGGATGCCTTTCCCAATCTCAAGATTCTTAAGATACAACAGTGTAAGAATCTGAAATCAGTTTCAGTCGGTTTCATATCTGCTCTTCAATGTCTCACCATGGTCGGCTGCCCCGAATTAGTGTCATTTGCAGGAGAAGGACTAGATGCACCCAACTTGACTCATCTTAAAGTCACAGATTGTGTCAAGTTGGAGGCATTTCGGTCTCACATGAATAGTCTTCTCCCATGTTTAGAGTCTCTTGATATAAAAGGTTGCTCAAACCTTTGTAGGTTGCCGGAGGGTGGTTTACCGCCTAACTTGAATCAGCTTCTTGTGGgaaattgcaagaaacaagtGAGAGGGTTATCAGGGATGGGAAACTTCCACACCCTCACTCATCTTACCATTTATGGTGGCTTTGAGGGCCCCAAGTCATACCCTGAGAAAGGTTCACTACCTCATCTTCCCTCCCTTACCACTTTGCATCTCTATTGCTTTCCAAATATGAAGACATTGGAGTGCAACCAGCTTCTACCCCT